The following coding sequences lie in one Pan paniscus chromosome X, NHGRI_mPanPan1-v2.0_pri, whole genome shotgun sequence genomic window:
- the LOC103785494 gene encoding uncharacterized protein LOC103785494 isoform X2: protein MRLLLPGEARGSRNAGVETQHTLPAWRCAAPSLWSRVWQSAHQFLLLPWDSPAISTAIHSANWDCWSPYLAASDQVRATPGREDTCGENSCVIYFSFGIECLQRFMGGGGLMLRTQKFQGHLGRPDIQRPSPRCACSMYQGRRFSQQGWCHWHDRPALAERSPVFGVQPP from the exons ATGCGCCTACTTCTCCCTGGAGAAGCTCGAGGAAGCAGAAATGCTGGAGTTGAG ACCCAGCACACCCTGCCTGCATGGCGCTGTGCTGCACCTTCACTCTGGTCACGGGTCTGGCAGTCGGCTCACCAATTCCTCCTGCTTCCCTGGGACTCGCCGGCTATTAGCACTGCAATTCACTCAGCAAACTGGGACTGTTGGTCACCCTACCTGGCAGCCAGTGATCAGGTGAGGGCCACTCCTGGGAGGGAGGACACCTGTGGGGAAAATTCTTgtgttatttatttctccttcgggATAGAGTGCCTGCAGCGCTTCATGGGAGGGGGTGGGCTGATGCTGCGGACTCAGAAGTTTCAAGGGCATCTGGGGAGACCAGATATTCAGAGACCTTCTCCTAGATGTGCCTGTTCCATGTATCAGGGACGCAGGTTTTCCCAACAGGGCTGGTGTCATTGGCATGACAGACCTGCCTTGGCTGAGCGTTCACCCGTCTTTGGAGTTCAGCCACCTTAG
- the LOC103785494 gene encoding uncharacterized protein LOC103785494 isoform X1 has translation MPSTGLPHPFGSLPGHSVVLSSRVSPSPHWLSCIRVPSHRDPPWPLQVHADPAAPRGCHRFPPSQTQHTLPAWRCAAPSLWSRVWQSAHQFLLLPWDSPAISTAIHSANWDCWSPYLAASDQVRATPGREDTCGENSCVIYFSFGIECLQRFMGGGGLMLRTQKFQGHLGRPDIQRPSPRCACSMYQGRRFSQQGWCHWHDRPALAERSPVFGVQPP, from the coding sequence ATGCCATCAACGGGTTTGCCCCATCCCTTCGGCTCCCTACCAGGGCATTCAGTTGTGTTGAGCAGCAGAGtgtctccaagtccccactggtTGAGCTGCATCCGGGTCCCATCCCACAGGGACCCCCCCTGGCCGCTGCAGGTGCATGCTGATCCTGCAGCTCCTCGAGGGTGTCATCGCTTTCCCCCTTCCCAGACCCAGCACACCCTGCCTGCATGGCGCTGTGCTGCACCTTCACTCTGGTCACGGGTCTGGCAGTCGGCTCACCAATTCCTCCTGCTTCCCTGGGACTCGCCGGCTATTAGCACTGCAATTCACTCAGCAAACTGGGACTGTTGGTCACCCTACCTGGCAGCCAGTGATCAGGTGAGGGCCACTCCTGGGAGGGAGGACACCTGTGGGGAAAATTCTTgtgttatttatttctccttcgggATAGAGTGCCTGCAGCGCTTCATGGGAGGGGGTGGGCTGATGCTGCGGACTCAGAAGTTTCAAGGGCATCTGGGGAGACCAGATATTCAGAGACCTTCTCCTAGATGTGCCTGTTCCATGTATCAGGGACGCAGGTTTTCCCAACAGGGCTGGTGTCATTGGCATGACAGACCTGCCTTGGCTGAGCGTTCACCCGTCTTTGGAGTTCAGCCACCTTAG